One Euphorbia lathyris chromosome 1, ddEupLath1.1, whole genome shotgun sequence DNA segment encodes these proteins:
- the LOC136227695 gene encoding probable alpha-mannosidase At5g13980 isoform X1: MLIQACFLIVLSSSFCVESTYIAYNTTSRIVPGKINVHLVPHTHDDVGWLKTVDQYYVGSNNSIQGACVQNVLDSLVPALLADRNRKFIYVEQAFFQRWWREQSTQVQTIVKKLVSSGQLELINGGMCMHDEATVHYIDMIDQTTLGHRFIKEEFNLTPRIGWQIDPFGHSAVQAYLLGAEVGFDALFFARIDYQDRSKRKDKKTLEVVWQGSKSLGSSSQIFTGVFPKNYEPPSDNFYFEVDSESPLLQDNINLFDYNVLDRVNDFVSAAISQANITRTNHIMWTMGTDFQYQYAHTWFKQMDKFIHYVNQDGRVNALYSTPSIYTDAKYAAKESWPLKTDDYFPYADDANSYWTGYFTSRPAIKGYVRTMSGYYLAARQLEFFKGRSKAGPNTDSLADALAIAQHHDAVTGTEKQHVAYDYAKRLSIGYTEAERVVGASLTCMAKSKSKTGCTNTTNMFQQCPLLNITYCPASEVDISNGKSLVVLVYNSLGWQREGVIRIPVINENVNVKDSSGKKIESQILPLLGASVNIRNYHSMAYLGSSPNVTPKYWLAFSASVPPLGFSTYTISSAKVTPKGAAAISEAQIIYKTEMTQNDTIAIGPGYLKLLYSGKEGKLTQYINSRSSVKTYMEQSYSYYAGDDGSKDLQASGAYIFRPNGTYPINSKGQVAFTVLRGPLLDEIHQRINSWIYQITRVYNDKEHAEVEFVIGPIPIDDGIGKEVVTKITTTLKNNKTFYTDSSGRDFIERIRDYRKDWDLQVNQPVAGNYYPINLGIYMKDDKSELSILVDRSVGGSSIMDGQVELMLHRRLVHDDSRGVGEALNETVCILDKCTGLQILGKYYLRVDPLSEGAKWRRSYGQEIYSPFLLAFAEQDGGNWTNSHVTTFSAMDPSYVLPDNVAILTLQELDDGKVLIRLAHLYETGEDKDMSVTAKVELKKVFPNSKIMKVTETSLSANQERAEMEKKRLVWRVEGSTEEKEEVSVVRGGPVDPVALVVELAPMEIRTFLVEF; the protein is encoded by the exons ATGCTAATTCAAGCATGTTTCTTGATCGTATTATCAAGCAGTTTCTGTGTAGAATCAACCTATATTGCTTATAATACAACATCGCGAATTGTCCCTGGGAAGATCAATGTTCATTTGGTGCCTCACACTCATGATGATGTTGGATGGTTAAAGACGGTTGATCAATACTATGTTGGATCTAACAATTCCAtacag GGAGCTTGTGTGCAAAATGTATTGGATTCCCTTGTGCCTGCATTGCTGGCTGATAGGAATCGCAAGTTTATTTATGTTGAGCAG GCATTTTTCCAGCGCTGGTGGAGAGAGCAGAGCACCCAAGTTCAAACCATAGTCAAGAAGCTTGTCAGCTCTGGTCAACTTGAGTTAAT AAATGGGGGCATGTGCATGCATGATGAGGCTACTGTACATTACATTGATATGATCGATCAAACAACTTTAGGGCATCGATTTATCAAAGAAGAATTCAATTTGACACCAAGAATCGGTTGGCAAATTGATCCATTTGGACACTCTGCCGTGCAGGCTTACCTGTTGGGTGCAGAG GTTGGATTCGACGCTCTTTTTTTCGCAAGAATAGACTATCAAGACAGGAGTAaaaggaaagacaaaaagaCTCTTGAGGTTGTCTGGCAGGGCTCTAAAAGTCTAGGTTCATCTTCACAG ATATTTACAGGTGTCTTCCCCAAGAATTATGAGCCTCCCAGTGATAACTTCTACTTTGAAGTTGACTCTGAGTCACCCCTTCTCCAG GATAACATCAATTTGTTCGACTACAATGTCCTTGATCGTGTGAATGATTTTGTGTCTGCTGCAATCTCTCAA GCTAATATAACTCGGACAAATCATATTATGTGGACTATGGGGACAGATTTCCAGTACCAATATGCTCATACATGGTTCAAGCAGATGGACAAATTTATTCATTATGTGAATCAA GATGGGCGTGTAAATGCCTTGTATTCAACACCATCTATATATACTGATGCAAAATATGCTGCAAAAGAATCCTGGCCACTCAAGACTGATGACTATTTTCC ATATGCAGATGATGCAAATTCTTATTGGACTGGATACTTTACAAGTAGGCCTGCCATCAAAGGCTATGTTAGAACAATGAGTGGTTACTATTTG GCAGCAAGACAGTTGGAGTTTTTTAAAGGAAGGAGTAAAGCTGGACCAAATACAGATTCTCTAGCTGATGCCTTAGCAATTGCTCAACACCACGATGCAGTTACTGGCACAGAGAAACAGCATGTGGCTTATGATTATGCAAAACGCCTGTCAATAGGATATACAGAG GCTGAGAGGGTAGTTGGAGCATCATTAACCTGCATGGCAAAGTCAAAATCAAAAACTGGTTGCACAAATACAACAAACATGTTTCAACAG TGTCCTCTGCTGAACATAACTTATTGTCCAGCATCGGAAGTTGATATTTCAAATGGAAAAAGCTTG GTGGTGCTTGTTTACAATTCTCTGGGGTGGCAAAGAGAGGGTGTGATAAGAATTCCC GTCATTAATGAAAATGTCAATGTCAAGGATTCAAgtggaaaaaaaattgaatcgcAGATTTTGCCTCTTCTGGGTGCCTCTGTAAACATAAGAAATTACCATTCCATGGCATATTTGGGCAGCTCCCCAAATGTGACCCCAAAGTACTGGTTGGCATTTTCAGCATCTGTACCACCTCTTGGTTTTAGCACTTACACAATCTCCAGTGCAAAAGTAACTCCTAAAGGTGCAG CAGCTATTTCAGAGGCACAGATAATATACAAGACAGAAATGACCCAAAATGATACAATTGCAATAGGTCCAGGGTACTTAAAGCTATTATATTCTGGAAAAGAAGGAAAGCTTACTCAATATATAAATAGCAGAAGCTCG GTCAAAACATACATGGAGCAATCATATAGCTATTATGCTGGAGACGATGGGTCCAAGGATCTCCAG GCTTCTGGAGCTTACATCTTTCGCCCAAATGGTACATATCCCATCAACTCTAAAGGACAG GTTGCTTTCACAGTTTTGCGAGGACCTCTATTGGATGAAATACATCAGAGGATCAATTCATGGATATATCAG ATAACCAGAGTGTACAATGACAAAGAACATGCTGAAGTTGAGTTTGTT ATCGGGCCTATACCAATTGATGATGGAATTGGCAAAGAAGTGGTTACAAAAATCACAACAACTCTGAAAAACAACAAAACATTCTATACAGATTCGAGTGGGCGTGATTTCATAGAAAGG ATTCGAGATTACAGAAAAGATTGGGACCTCCAAGTAAACCAACCTGTGGCAGGAAATTATTACCCT ATTAATCTTGGAATCTACATGAAAGATGATAAGTCAGAGCTCTCCATCTTAGTAGATAGATCAGTTGGCGGATCAAGTATCATGGATGGGCAAGTGGAACTAATGCTCCACAg GAGATTAGTTCACGATGACTCTAGAGGAGTTGGAGAAGCATTGAATGAAACAGTTTGTATTCTTGATAAATGCACAGGTTTGCAA ATTTTGGGGAAGTACTACTTACGAGTAGATCCTCTAAGTGAGGGTGCTAAGTGGCGTCGATCATATGGTCAGGAAATATATTCTCCCTTCCTCCTTGCATTTGCAGAGCAG GATGGAGGCAACTGGACAAACTCTCATGTAACAACCTTTTCTGCAATGGATCCCTCCTATGTTTTGCCAGATAATGTTGCAATACTAACTCTTCAG GAATTAGATGATGGAAAGGTTTTGATTCGGTTGGCTCACTTATATGAG ACTGGAGAGGACAAGGATATGTCAGTCACGGCAAAGGTAGAACTGAAAAAGGTGTTCCCAAACAGTAAG ATAATGAAAGTAACAGAGACAAGTTTATCTGCAAACCAAGAAAGGGCAGAAATGGAGAAGAAGAGGCTGGTTTGGAGAGTAGAAGGCTCTAccgaagaaaaagaagaagtgtcGGTAGTGAGGGGAGGACCTGTAGATCCAGTAGCACTAGTTGTTGAACTTGCTCCTATGGAAATCCGAACCTTCCTTGTAgagttttaa
- the LOC136227695 gene encoding probable alpha-mannosidase At5g13980 isoform X2: MLIQACFLIVLSSSFCVESTYIAYNTTSRIVPGKINVHLVPHTHDDVGWLKTVDQYYVGSNNSIQGACVQNVLDSLVPALLADRNRKFIYVEQAFFQRWWREQSTQVQTIVKKLVSSGQLELINGGMCMHDEATVHYIDMIDQTTLGHRFIKEEFNLTPRIGWQIDPFGHSAVQAYLLGAEVGFDALFFARIDYQDRSKRKDKKTLEVVWQGSKSLGSSSQIFTGVFPKNYEPPSDNFYFEVDSESPLLQDNINLFDYNVLDRVNDFVSAAISQANITRTNHIMWTMGTDFQYQYAHTWFKQMDKFIHYVNQDGRVNALYSTPSIYTDAKYAAKESWPLKTDDYFPYADDANSYWTGYFTSRPAIKGYVRTMSGYYLAARQLEFFKGRSKAGPNTDSLADALAIAQHHDAVTGTEKQHVAYDYAKRLSIGYTEAERVVGASLTCMAKSKSKTGCTNTTNMFQQCPLLNITYCPASEVDISNGKSLVVLVYNSLGWQREGVIRIPVINENVNVKDSSGKKIESQILPLLGASVNIRNYHSMAYLGSSPNVTPKYWLAFSASVPPLGFSTYTISSAKVTPKGAAISEAQIIYKTEMTQNDTIAIGPGYLKLLYSGKEGKLTQYINSRSSVKTYMEQSYSYYAGDDGSKDLQASGAYIFRPNGTYPINSKGQVAFTVLRGPLLDEIHQRINSWIYQITRVYNDKEHAEVEFVIGPIPIDDGIGKEVVTKITTTLKNNKTFYTDSSGRDFIERIRDYRKDWDLQVNQPVAGNYYPINLGIYMKDDKSELSILVDRSVGGSSIMDGQVELMLHRRLVHDDSRGVGEALNETVCILDKCTGLQILGKYYLRVDPLSEGAKWRRSYGQEIYSPFLLAFAEQDGGNWTNSHVTTFSAMDPSYVLPDNVAILTLQELDDGKVLIRLAHLYETGEDKDMSVTAKVELKKVFPNSKIMKVTETSLSANQERAEMEKKRLVWRVEGSTEEKEEVSVVRGGPVDPVALVVELAPMEIRTFLVEF, from the exons ATGCTAATTCAAGCATGTTTCTTGATCGTATTATCAAGCAGTTTCTGTGTAGAATCAACCTATATTGCTTATAATACAACATCGCGAATTGTCCCTGGGAAGATCAATGTTCATTTGGTGCCTCACACTCATGATGATGTTGGATGGTTAAAGACGGTTGATCAATACTATGTTGGATCTAACAATTCCAtacag GGAGCTTGTGTGCAAAATGTATTGGATTCCCTTGTGCCTGCATTGCTGGCTGATAGGAATCGCAAGTTTATTTATGTTGAGCAG GCATTTTTCCAGCGCTGGTGGAGAGAGCAGAGCACCCAAGTTCAAACCATAGTCAAGAAGCTTGTCAGCTCTGGTCAACTTGAGTTAAT AAATGGGGGCATGTGCATGCATGATGAGGCTACTGTACATTACATTGATATGATCGATCAAACAACTTTAGGGCATCGATTTATCAAAGAAGAATTCAATTTGACACCAAGAATCGGTTGGCAAATTGATCCATTTGGACACTCTGCCGTGCAGGCTTACCTGTTGGGTGCAGAG GTTGGATTCGACGCTCTTTTTTTCGCAAGAATAGACTATCAAGACAGGAGTAaaaggaaagacaaaaagaCTCTTGAGGTTGTCTGGCAGGGCTCTAAAAGTCTAGGTTCATCTTCACAG ATATTTACAGGTGTCTTCCCCAAGAATTATGAGCCTCCCAGTGATAACTTCTACTTTGAAGTTGACTCTGAGTCACCCCTTCTCCAG GATAACATCAATTTGTTCGACTACAATGTCCTTGATCGTGTGAATGATTTTGTGTCTGCTGCAATCTCTCAA GCTAATATAACTCGGACAAATCATATTATGTGGACTATGGGGACAGATTTCCAGTACCAATATGCTCATACATGGTTCAAGCAGATGGACAAATTTATTCATTATGTGAATCAA GATGGGCGTGTAAATGCCTTGTATTCAACACCATCTATATATACTGATGCAAAATATGCTGCAAAAGAATCCTGGCCACTCAAGACTGATGACTATTTTCC ATATGCAGATGATGCAAATTCTTATTGGACTGGATACTTTACAAGTAGGCCTGCCATCAAAGGCTATGTTAGAACAATGAGTGGTTACTATTTG GCAGCAAGACAGTTGGAGTTTTTTAAAGGAAGGAGTAAAGCTGGACCAAATACAGATTCTCTAGCTGATGCCTTAGCAATTGCTCAACACCACGATGCAGTTACTGGCACAGAGAAACAGCATGTGGCTTATGATTATGCAAAACGCCTGTCAATAGGATATACAGAG GCTGAGAGGGTAGTTGGAGCATCATTAACCTGCATGGCAAAGTCAAAATCAAAAACTGGTTGCACAAATACAACAAACATGTTTCAACAG TGTCCTCTGCTGAACATAACTTATTGTCCAGCATCGGAAGTTGATATTTCAAATGGAAAAAGCTTG GTGGTGCTTGTTTACAATTCTCTGGGGTGGCAAAGAGAGGGTGTGATAAGAATTCCC GTCATTAATGAAAATGTCAATGTCAAGGATTCAAgtggaaaaaaaattgaatcgcAGATTTTGCCTCTTCTGGGTGCCTCTGTAAACATAAGAAATTACCATTCCATGGCATATTTGGGCAGCTCCCCAAATGTGACCCCAAAGTACTGGTTGGCATTTTCAGCATCTGTACCACCTCTTGGTTTTAGCACTTACACAATCTCCAGTGCAAAAGTAACTCCTAAAGGTGCAG CTATTTCAGAGGCACAGATAATATACAAGACAGAAATGACCCAAAATGATACAATTGCAATAGGTCCAGGGTACTTAAAGCTATTATATTCTGGAAAAGAAGGAAAGCTTACTCAATATATAAATAGCAGAAGCTCG GTCAAAACATACATGGAGCAATCATATAGCTATTATGCTGGAGACGATGGGTCCAAGGATCTCCAG GCTTCTGGAGCTTACATCTTTCGCCCAAATGGTACATATCCCATCAACTCTAAAGGACAG GTTGCTTTCACAGTTTTGCGAGGACCTCTATTGGATGAAATACATCAGAGGATCAATTCATGGATATATCAG ATAACCAGAGTGTACAATGACAAAGAACATGCTGAAGTTGAGTTTGTT ATCGGGCCTATACCAATTGATGATGGAATTGGCAAAGAAGTGGTTACAAAAATCACAACAACTCTGAAAAACAACAAAACATTCTATACAGATTCGAGTGGGCGTGATTTCATAGAAAGG ATTCGAGATTACAGAAAAGATTGGGACCTCCAAGTAAACCAACCTGTGGCAGGAAATTATTACCCT ATTAATCTTGGAATCTACATGAAAGATGATAAGTCAGAGCTCTCCATCTTAGTAGATAGATCAGTTGGCGGATCAAGTATCATGGATGGGCAAGTGGAACTAATGCTCCACAg GAGATTAGTTCACGATGACTCTAGAGGAGTTGGAGAAGCATTGAATGAAACAGTTTGTATTCTTGATAAATGCACAGGTTTGCAA ATTTTGGGGAAGTACTACTTACGAGTAGATCCTCTAAGTGAGGGTGCTAAGTGGCGTCGATCATATGGTCAGGAAATATATTCTCCCTTCCTCCTTGCATTTGCAGAGCAG GATGGAGGCAACTGGACAAACTCTCATGTAACAACCTTTTCTGCAATGGATCCCTCCTATGTTTTGCCAGATAATGTTGCAATACTAACTCTTCAG GAATTAGATGATGGAAAGGTTTTGATTCGGTTGGCTCACTTATATGAG ACTGGAGAGGACAAGGATATGTCAGTCACGGCAAAGGTAGAACTGAAAAAGGTGTTCCCAAACAGTAAG ATAATGAAAGTAACAGAGACAAGTTTATCTGCAAACCAAGAAAGGGCAGAAATGGAGAAGAAGAGGCTGGTTTGGAGAGTAGAAGGCTCTAccgaagaaaaagaagaagtgtcGGTAGTGAGGGGAGGACCTGTAGATCCAGTAGCACTAGTTGTTGAACTTGCTCCTATGGAAATCCGAACCTTCCTTGTAgagttttaa
- the LOC136229456 gene encoding protein MHF1 homolog → MQGGNVSDIDREEDDSVSELLRDRFRLSTISIAEAEAKNNGMDISEPIIACVADLAFRYAEHLAKDVELFSQHAGRKTVTMEDVILSAHRNEHLAASMRSFSNDLKAKEPQSERKRKKVLRKEEKATTSTCAAQIPDL, encoded by the exons ATGCAAGGAGGGAATGTCAGCGATATCGACAGGGAAGAGGACGATTCAGTTAGCGAGCTGCTGCGTGACCGATTCAGGCTCTCCACCATCTCCATCGCCGAAGCTGAAG CTAAGAACAATGGAATGGACATATCCGAACCCATAATCGCTTGCGTCGCTGATTTGGCATTTAGATATGCAG AGCATTTGGCAAAGGACGTTGAGCTGTTTTCACAGCACGCTGGCCGCAAAACTGTGACCATGGAAGATGTCATACTTTCTG CCCATAGGAATGAGCATCTGGCTGCCTCAATGAGATCGTTCTCCAATGATCTGAAAGCAAAAGAACCCCAATCCGAGAGAAAACGAAAGAAAGTTTTGAGGAAAGAAGAAAAAGCTACTACTAGTACTTGTGCAGCACAAATTCCCGATCTTTAG
- the LOC136227707 gene encoding magnesium protoporphyrin IX methyltransferase, chloroplastic has product MAYTSSLFAPTTTFGTKNPRFCPLSSKPKTTRTVTVAAIPPLTTASAADLSLDSTTLAVIGGGSVAALAAALSLTDPERRRKLQAEEVGGGDKEVVREYFNNNGFKRWRKIYGETDDVNRVQLDIRLGHSKTVENVLKMLKEERSLEGVTVCDAGCGTGCLAIPLAKEGAIVSASDISAAMVAEAQSQAKAELQAMSENASPVLPKFEVKDLESLDGKYDTVVCLDVLIHYPQNKADGMIGHLASLAEKRLILSFAPKTFYYDLLKRIGELFPGPSKATRAYLHAEADVERALNKVGWKINKRGLVTTQFYFSRLVEAVPA; this is encoded by the exons ATGGCGTATACGTCGTCCTTATTCGCTCCCACTACTACCTTCGGCACCAAAAATCCGAGATTCTGTCCTCTTTCTTCCAAGCCAAAAACGACCCGAACCGTAACTGTAGCTGCCATTCCGCCACTTACTACTGCCTCCGCCGCTGACCTTTCACTCGACAGCACAACTCTCGCCGTCATCGGTGGAGGCTCTGTTGCAGCTTTAGCAGCCGCTCTCTCACTCACTGACCCCGAGCGTCGGCGGAAGCTTCAGGCCGAGGAAGTTGGGGGTGGTGACAAGGAGGTAGTGAGAGAATACTTCAATAATAACGGGTTTAAGCGGTGGAGGAAGATATACGGAGAGACAGATGATGTTAACAGAGTGCAGCTAGACATTAGGCTGGGCCATTCTAAGACAGTGGAGaatgttttgaaaatgttgaaAGAGGAAAGGTCGTTGGAAGGCGTCACTGTTTGCGACGCCGGTTGCGGGACTGGTTGTCTCGCGATTCCGTTGGCCAAAGAAGGCGCCATTGTTTCCGCCAGCGACATCTCGGCTGCTATGGTTGCAGAGGCCCAGAGCCAA GCAAAAGCTGAGCTTCAAGCAATGAGTGAAAACGCATCACCTGTACTACCCAAATTCGAAGTGAAAGACTTAGAAAGCTTAGACGGGAAATACGACACAGTGGTGTGCTTAGATGTTCTAATACATTACCCGCAGAATAAAGCAGACGGAATGATAGGTCATCTTGCATCATTAGCAGAAAAGAGACTGATATTGAGTTTTGCACCAAAGACATTTTACTATGATCTATTAAAGAGAATAGGAGAGTTATTCCCAGGTCCTTCAAAGGCAACAAGAGCATATTTACACGCAGAAGCTGATGTAGAAAGAGCATTGAACAAGGTTGGGTGGAAGATCAACAAAAGAGGCCTTGTCACTACACAATTCTACTTCTCTAGACTTGTTGAAGCTGTTCCTGCTTAA